The Aspergillus chevalieri M1 DNA, chromosome 5, nearly complete sequence genome includes a region encoding these proteins:
- a CDS encoding uncharacterized protein (COG:S;~EggNog:ENOG410Q2QV) has product MYSTEIVRTPHDDGSGQNDYILENEKKRLRQHLGLSPEPGGPSDPPKFQPLFFIEMAPNSPRGAKCKLSICGNNIWPRELRLALNPAMGFGQRYRSSADFYHIQCFEKIADFSQADFLDRIQPLTRHNWKLRGLKAGSILDGNYLVPGGVERLVAEWKVTLGRWIDKRDGVYDESKDRLSTDFDALLRKAGSAGYQNQEMPQCMEWFEYNILSSHLAPYESDGPGDSEEWNLFAAYLDKTPEALGKPHTLSTMLQHWENDLALAGKKELELDEAQRKARHQLGDKAVRALKRLSIIPMPDTSFTHGAFLG; this is encoded by the exons ATGTACAGCACCGAGATTGTCAGAACACCTCACGACGATGGGAGTGGACAAAATGATTATATCTTAGAGAACGAGAAAAAACGACTCCGTCAGCATCTGGGGCTCAGCCCAGAGCCCGGTGGTCCATCTGATCCGCCCAAATTCCAACCCTTGTTCTTCATTGAGATGGCACCTAATTCTCCCAGGGGAGCCAAATGCAAGCTTTCCATATGCGGCAATAACATATGGCCCAGAGAATTACGTCTCGCATTAAATCCTGCAATGGGTTTCGGCCAACGGTACAGATCATCAGCCG ACTTTTACCATATACAGTGTTTTGAGAAAATAGCCGATTTTTCCCAGGCAGATTTCCTTGATCGAATTCAACCGTTGACCCGGCACAACTGGAAGCTGAGAGGTCTCAAAGCGGGCAGTATTTTGGATGGCAATTACCTCGTGCCTGGCGGAGTAGAGCGGCTAGTCGCGGAATGGAAAGTAACCCTCGGGAGATGGATAGACAAACGCGACGGGGTATACGATGAATCAAAAGATCGTTTGAGCACAGACTTTGATGCGTTATTGCGTAAGGCGGGGTCTGCAGGATACCAGAACCAGGAGATGCCACAATGCATGGAATGGTTCGAGTACAACATTCTTTCATCTCACCTCGCACCTTATGAGAGCGATGGGCCTGGAGATTCAGAAGAGTGGAATTTATTTGCGGCCTACCTTGACAAGACACCAGAGGCACTTGGAAAACCACACACATTAAGCACTATGCTCCAGCACTGGGAAAATGACTTG GCCCTTGCTGGGAAAAAGGAACTGGAACTAGACGAGGCCCAGCGTAAGGCCAGACATCAGCTCGGTGACAAAGCAGTCAGAGCCCTTAAGCGTCTGTCCATCATCCCAATGCCTGACACTAgtttcacgcatggtgcatTTCTGGGATAA
- the GPI13 gene encoding mannose-ethanolamine phosphotransferase GPI13 (BUSCO:EOG092612MY;~COG:T;~EggNog:ENOG410PGF3;~InterPro:IPR017850,IPR037675,IPR002591,IPR039524;~TransMembrane:16 (o81-101i531-552o564-588i595-613o625-646i653-670o682-701i722-745o757-776i797-817o858-876i883-899o905-925i955-977o997-1019i1040-1062o);~go_function: GO:0003824 - catalytic activity [Evidence IEA];~go_function: GO:0016772 - transferase activity, transferring phosphorus-containing groups [Evidence IEA];~go_function: GO:0051377 - mannose-ethanolamine phosphotransferase activity [Evidence IEA];~go_process: GO:0006506 - GPI anchor biosynthetic process [Evidence IEA]), with product MASPTLEGSVNASANLDSSKRPASSSSRPSSSSRSSDLGERRPHAKLQIPAGLQARMGKKTNTVQELRTQAMEGEFKTKHLGLLGVLVWILLLHVAGIFFFTKGFLLTRMVLDNKSSCEVLPFDDSSHAPSWTGGNSDKGCWHQKSFDKAIVIIIDALRYDFTVPFAPSVENEQAHLFHNNIPVLYETAVNQPEKAFLLPFIADPPTTTLQRLKGLTTGTLPTFVDAGSNFAGTAIDEDNLVAQLRTAGKNLVQLGDDTWHSLFPDYFDANLTRPFDSFNVWDLYTVDNGVTANLFPLLHPDNATRWDVIFGHYLGVDHAGHRYGPDHAAMGEKLREMDQVIRNLIEKVDDDTLLVVMGDHGMDSKGDHGGESNDEVDAALWMYSKKGMFGRTSTETALPPKFSRERFVPQIDLVPTLSLLLGMPIPFNNLGSPIEEAFAGTYGNDVKNLVAVNRLTSAQIKRYQHEYAAARGEDHSLSLGSLEFWRAAEQTFGKAKSNTILRSAYDSYRQYQRGTLEICRGLWANFDVPSMIQGVLILFSGLALLVFYARGLKLNRTELTSSLLTLAGAGAGLGGAVGGAIGVLGVVDMPIIESSALFAAFSSIVGAAWSIFGSQLSLPLPNSLWGWLSLIFTVSQSIGFASNSYTIWEDEILLFFLSTFGVVAGVSSMRQKATQDRVLGLYHSVLFVLLGRLASFSRLCREEQMPFCRSTYYASATSSTSAPWQLAIPFLVTLIIPAVIKAYYAGSKSYEGTSSLWIGFAFRLGLLITSVFWILEGADDGGWFNVSKETLKSSRMFLAQFVFAIAFGAGTTAYIYSKPCVSISVSKGSPDPEKPATPSGQQPGRTTVTILGFGNVYGTRFFFLVVNFGLAVILMQKPMGQGAIALLLWQILSLLEILDTNALATTNVSIGPIVLGLLGSYYYFKTGHQAVLSTIQWETAFIPLSTVKYPWSPLLVILNTFGPQILSAIAVPLTVLWKRPLQVQEPGKSDNPSLRILSDVIQAVTTHILYLGTINLATTMWAGHLRRHLMLYRIFSPRFMMGAAVLGVVDVVLLGVGVLGVRWCGLSVGEVFGW from the exons ATGGCTTCGCCAACGCTCGAGGGGTCGGTAAATGCCAGCGCCAACCTCGATAGCTCCAAGCGTCCggcctcgtcttcctcccgaccctcgtcttcgtcgcgCTCTTCCGATCTTGGGGAGCGGCGGCCGCACGCAAAGCTGCAGATTCCTGCTGGTTTACAAGCGCGAATGGGCAAAAAGACGAATACTGTACAGGAATTGAGGACGCAGGCTATGGAGGGGGAGTTCAAAACCAAGCATCTTGGGTTGTTGGGGGTGTTGGTGTGGATACT GTTGCTGCATGTTGCTGGTATCTTCTTCTTTACAAAAGGCTTCCTCTTGACTCGAATGGTTTTGGACAACAAATCGTCTTGCGAAGTACTCCCGTTTGACGACTCGTCGCATGCGCCGTCGTGGACTGGTGGGAATAGTGATAAGGGTTGCTGGCACCAGAAATCGTTCGACAAGGCTATTGTGATTATCATTGATGCGTTGCGCTATGATTTCACCGTCCCGTTTGCGCCAAGTGTGGAAAACGAACAAGCTCATCTGTTCCACAATAATATCCCCGTTCTCTACGAGACTGCGGTCAACCAACCGGAGAAAGCGTTCTTGCTTCCTTTCATCGCGGATCCACCGACCACGACGCTCCAGCGATTGAAGGGTCTGACCACCGGAACTCTGCCGACCTTTGTCGACGCAGGGTCCAACTTTGCGGGAACGGCAATTGACGAGGATAATCTGGTTGCTCAGTTGCGCACGGCAGGCAAGAACTTGGTCCAGCTTGGTGATGACACTTGGCATTCTCTGTTTCCCGACTACTTTGACGCCAACCTGACGCGACCTTTCGATTCGTTCAATGTGTGGGATCTGTATACTGTTGACAATGGAGTTACCGCCAATTTGTTCCCGCTTCTGCACCCGGACAACGCTACTCGATGGGACGTGATCTTCGGTCACTATCTTGGTGTCGACCATGCTGGTCACCGATATGGACCTGACCACGCAGCAATGGGCGAGAAACTCCGGGAAATGGACCAAGTCATTCGGAAccttattgagaaggttgACGACGACACACTACTAGTCGTTATGGGAGACCACGGAATGGATTCAAAGGGCGACCATGGTGGTGAATCAAACGATGAAGTCGATGCAGCTTTGTGGATGTACTCGAAGAAGGGTATGTTTGGCCGCACCAGCACTGAGACTGCTCTTCCGCCCAAGTTCTCTCGGGAGCGATTTGTTCCTCAGATCGACCTCGTGCCGACCTTGTCCTTGCTTCTCGGCATGCCAATTCCGTTCAACAACCTTGGATCTCCGATTGAGGAAGCTTTTGCGGGAACGTACGGCAATGATGTGAAGAACTTGGTTGCGGTTAACCGCTTGACGTCTGCGCAGATCAAGAGATATCAGCATGAATACGCAGCAGCTCGAGGTGAAGACCACAGCCTTTCTTTGGGATCCCTGGAGTTCTGGCGCGCGGCGGAGCAGACGTTTGGAAAGGCCAAGTCGAACACGATACTCCGTTCCGCGTATGATTCGTACAGGCAGTACCAGCGGGGTACGCTGGAAATCTGCCGCGGATTGTGGGCGAACTTTGACGTGCCAAGTATGATACAGGGGGTTCTGATCTTATTCTCAGGTTTGGCGTTGTTGGTATTCTATGCCAGAGGTCTCAAACTGAATAGAACGGAGCTTACCAGTTCATTGCTTACGCTCGCCGGCGCCGGTGCCGGCTTGGGTGGTGCAGTTGGAGGAGCCATTGGTGTCCTTGGAGTTGTCGACATGCCGATCATCGAGTCATCCGCTCTGTTTGCTGCTTTCAGTAGTATCGTTGGTGCCGCATGGTCGATCTTTGGATCTCAGTTGTCGCTTCCTTTGCCAAACTCCTTGTGGGGATGGTTGTCGCTCATCTTTACCGTGTCCCAGTCAATTGGGTTTGCTTCAAACTCGTATACGATCTGGGAGGATGAGATTTTGTTGTTCTTCCTATCCACTTTTGGTGTCGTTGCGGGCGTGTCTTCGATGCGGCAAAAGGCGACTCAGGATAGGGTTCTCGGGCTTTACCACTCAGTTCTGTTTGTGCTCTTGGGAAGACTGGCATCGTTCTCGCGTCTCTGCCGTGAGGAACAGATGCCATTCTGCCGGTCCACATACTATGCGTCAGCTACGTCGTCGACATCCGCACCGTGGCAGCTTGCAATCCCGTTCCTCGTGACGCTCATAATTCCCGCCGTCATTAAGGCATACTACGCTGGCTCGAAATCCTACGAAGGCACATCATCGCTATGGATTGGTTTCGCGTTCCGTCTCGGACTCCTCATCACATCTGTATTCTGGATTCTCGAAGGCGCAGACGACGGCGGCTGGTTCAACGTGAGCAAAGAAACCCTCAAGTCCAGCCGCATGTTCCTGGCCCAGTTCGTCTTCGCCATCGCCTTCGGAGCCGGCACAACGGCCTATATCTACTCTAAGCCCTGCGTCAGCATCAGCGTCAGCAAAGGCAGCCCCGATCCCGAAAAGCCCGCCACGCCGTCCGGCCAGCAACCTGGCCGCACGACAGTCACAATCCTCGGCTTCGGCAACGTCTACGGGACCCGCTTTTTCTTCCTAGTGGTCAACTTCGGTCTCGCCGTCATCCTCATGCAGAAGCCAATGGGCCAAGGCGCCATCGCCCTGCTTCTCTGGCAaatcctctccctcctcgaaATCCTCGACACAAACGCCCTTGCCACGACCAACGTCTCCATCGGTCCGATTGTCTTAGGCCTGCTAGGCTCCTATTACTACTTCAAAACCGGCCACCAAGCCGTCCTCTCCACCATCCAATGGGAAACAGCCTTCATCCCCCTCTCAACAGTCAAATACCCCTGGTCGcccctcctcgtcatcctaAACACATTCGGCCCCCAAATCCTCTCTGCAATCGCTGTTCCCCTCACAGTCCTCTGGAAACGCCCTCTGCAGGTGCAGGAACCCGGTAAATCCGATAATCCCTCCCTCCGCATCCTCTCAGACGTCATCCAAGCCGTCACAACGCATATCTTGTATCTGGGGACTATTAATCTGGCAACGACGATGTGGGCTGGTCATCTTAGGAGACATCTTATGCTGTATCGGATTTTTAGTCCCAGGTTTATGATGGGCGCCGCGGTGTTGGGAGTTGTGGATGTGGTGCTTTTGGGGGTGGGCGTTTTGGGAGTGAGATGGTGTGGGTTGAGTGTGGGGGAGGTTTTTGGGTGGTAG